A genomic segment from Acuticoccus sediminis encodes:
- a CDS encoding bifunctional sugar phosphate isomerase/epimerase/4-hydroxyphenylpyruvate dioxygenase family protein, producing the protein MKTSIATVSIAGELPEKLSAIASAGFYGIEIFEQDFIAFDGRPRDVGEMVRDHGLEITLFQPFRDFEGLPEPLRARAFDRAERKFDLMCELGVDLILVCSSVHPQAIGGIDRAAADLRELGERAARRGLRIGYEALAWGRHVNDHRDAWEIVRRADHPSVGIILDSFHTLARQIDPDTIRSIPGDRIAFVQLADAPRIEMDLFYWSRHFRVMPGEGDLPVVDFTRAIMATGYDGPLSLEIFNDQFRGGSPRAIAVDGHRSLLYLADQVRLAEPAVSQSIPPMPPRVSVEGVEFIEFAADDNEAAALGRILSTMGFQKAARHIARDVTLWRQGGINIVINTELEGFAHSAYLTHGTSVCDIGLRVEDANATVERARALGAMSFSQPRFEGELDIPAIRGVGGGVMHFIDGNSELARVWDIEFQPLPAGPDARADAGLTRVDHIAQTMNYEEMLTWTLFYTSIFDVAKAPMVDVVDPGGLVRSQAIESPDRTLRLTLNGAESHRTLAGRFIAESFGSSVQHLAFACDDIFATAEALLKNGFEVLPISPNYYDDLASRFDLPGDLLGRLRAANILFDADERGQFFQLYSRTYGDGMFFEILERRGGYQGYGAANAPHRIAAQKRLLRNTTQTRWSQQTRA; encoded by the coding sequence ATGAAGACCTCGATCGCGACCGTCTCGATCGCCGGCGAACTCCCGGAGAAGTTGTCGGCGATCGCCAGCGCCGGCTTCTACGGGATCGAGATTTTCGAGCAGGACTTCATCGCCTTCGACGGACGCCCCCGCGACGTCGGCGAGATGGTCCGCGACCACGGCCTCGAGATCACCCTGTTCCAGCCGTTCCGCGACTTCGAGGGACTGCCCGAGCCGCTCCGTGCCCGCGCCTTCGACCGCGCCGAGCGCAAGTTCGACCTGATGTGCGAGCTGGGCGTCGACCTCATCCTCGTCTGCTCGTCGGTCCACCCGCAGGCGATCGGCGGGATCGACCGCGCCGCCGCGGACCTGCGCGAGCTCGGCGAACGCGCCGCCCGGCGCGGCCTGCGCATCGGCTACGAGGCGCTCGCCTGGGGCCGCCACGTCAACGACCACCGCGACGCCTGGGAGATCGTGCGGCGGGCCGACCACCCGAGCGTCGGCATCATCCTCGACAGCTTCCACACCCTCGCCCGGCAGATCGACCCCGACACGATCCGCTCCATCCCCGGCGACCGCATCGCCTTCGTGCAGCTCGCCGACGCGCCGCGGATCGAGATGGACCTCTTCTACTGGTCGCGCCACTTCCGCGTCATGCCGGGCGAAGGCGACCTCCCGGTGGTGGACTTTACCCGCGCCATCATGGCCACCGGCTACGACGGCCCGCTCTCGCTGGAGATCTTCAACGACCAGTTCCGCGGCGGCAGCCCCCGCGCCATCGCCGTCGACGGGCACCGCTCGCTCCTCTACCTCGCCGACCAGGTGCGCCTCGCCGAGCCGGCGGTATCCCAGTCGATCCCGCCGATGCCTCCTCGCGTTTCGGTTGAGGGGGTCGAGTTCATCGAGTTCGCCGCCGACGACAACGAGGCCGCGGCGCTGGGCCGCATCCTATCCACCATGGGATTCCAGAAGGCGGCCCGGCACATAGCCCGCGACGTCACCCTCTGGCGGCAGGGCGGCATCAACATCGTCATCAACACCGAGCTCGAGGGGTTCGCCCACTCGGCATACCTCACGCACGGCACCTCGGTGTGCGACATCGGCCTGCGCGTCGAGGACGCCAACGCCACGGTGGAGCGCGCCCGGGCGCTGGGCGCCATGTCCTTCAGCCAGCCCCGCTTCGAGGGCGAGCTCGACATCCCGGCGATCCGCGGCGTCGGCGGCGGCGTGATGCATTTCATCGACGGGAACAGCGAGCTGGCCCGCGTCTGGGACATCGAGTTCCAGCCGCTTCCCGCCGGGCCGGATGCCCGCGCGGATGCCGGCCTCACCCGCGTCGACCACATCGCCCAGACGATGAACTACGAGGAGATGCTGACCTGGACGCTCTTCTATACGTCGATCTTCGACGTCGCGAAGGCGCCCATGGTGGATGTCGTCGACCCGGGCGGCCTCGTGCGCAGCCAGGCGATCGAGAGCCCGGACAGGACGCTGCGCCTGACCCTCAACGGCGCGGAGTCGCACCGCACCCTCGCCGGCCGCTTCATCGCCGAGAGCTTCGGCTCCTCCGTCCAGCACCTCGCATTCGCCTGTGACGACATATTCGCCACCGCCGAGGCCCTCCTGAAGAACGGCTTCGAGGTGCTGCCGATCTCACCCAACTATTACGACGACCTCGCCTCCCGCTTCGACCTCCCCGGCGACCTCCTCGGACGGCTGCGGGCGGCCAACATCCTCTTCGACGCGGACGAGCGGGGACAGTTCTTCCAGCTCTACAGCCGCACCTACGGCGACGGCATGTTCTTCGAGATCCTGGAGCGGCGGGGAGGCTACCAGGGCTACGGCGCGGCGAACGCACCGCACCGGATCGCCGCGCAGAAGCGCCTCCTGCGCAACACCACCCAGACCCGCTGGTCCCAGCAGACCCGCGCCTGA
- a CDS encoding exopolysaccharide biosynthesis protein produces the protein MAETGTTGRLQTILDDICEMGQRGGKVSVAQILDCVGRTSFAAVLLVPSLIVVSPLSAIPGIPTVAGLIIVLICMQYVFGARSLWLPSRILRISVRGEHLCAAMSRVRPIARLGDFVARPRMTFLITRTTFTISAIVCAFLAALMPPMEILPLTSSITAFLIAMLALALLARDGTLAIVAITLIAMFLTVGGIII, from the coding sequence ATGGCTGAGACCGGAACGACGGGCCGCCTGCAGACGATTCTGGACGACATATGCGAGATGGGGCAGCGCGGCGGCAAAGTGTCCGTGGCGCAGATCCTCGACTGCGTCGGCCGCACGTCCTTCGCCGCGGTGCTGCTCGTGCCCAGCCTGATCGTGGTGTCGCCCCTGAGCGCCATTCCCGGCATTCCGACGGTCGCGGGGCTGATCATCGTCCTGATCTGCATGCAGTACGTGTTCGGTGCGCGGTCGCTGTGGCTGCCGAGCCGGATCCTGAGGATTTCTGTCAGGGGCGAGCACCTTTGTGCAGCGATGTCTCGCGTTAGACCGATCGCGCGGTTGGGAGATTTCGTTGCACGGCCTAGGATGACTTTCCTTATTACCCGTACGACGTTCACGATCAGCGCCATCGTGTGTGCCTTTCTCGCGGCGCTGATGCCGCCGATGGAGATCCTGCCGCTGACGAGTTCGATCACGGCGTTCCTGATCGCGATGCTTGCGCTCGCACTGCTCGCGCGCGACGGAACCCTTGCAATCGTTGCGATAACCCTGATCGCGATGTTCCTGACTGTCGGCGGAATCATCATATAA
- a CDS encoding response regulator — translation MAHKRIMIVEDEAMISFDLADLLQTAGYHVSGPFATATEAMEALPNAELNLAILDVDLGDGETSEAVAQHLTEAGTPFLFVSGYTYAGSKLLQRFPHAYRVSKPWDPQDLLKVVARTVGPRLVADGPAAA, via the coding sequence ATGGCGCACAAACGGATCATGATCGTCGAAGACGAAGCCATGATCAGCTTCGATCTGGCCGACCTCCTGCAGACCGCCGGCTATCATGTCAGCGGCCCCTTCGCGACCGCGACCGAGGCGATGGAAGCGCTTCCGAACGCCGAGCTCAACCTCGCCATCCTCGACGTCGACCTCGGTGACGGGGAGACCAGCGAGGCCGTCGCCCAGCACCTGACCGAGGCCGGTACGCCGTTCCTCTTCGTGTCCGGTTACACCTACGCCGGCAGCAAGCTGCTGCAGCGTTTTCCGCACGCCTACCGTGTCTCCAAGCCCTGGGACCCTCAGGATCTCCTGAAGGTCGTGGCCCGCACGGTCGGCCCGCGCCTCGTCGCGGACGGGCCGGCGGCGGCCTAA